CTGCTAGCAATTATCACCCTCAGTCTGAGAAGAACAGTCAGAGGAGAAGTGCGGGAGTTCACCAGGTAACTGATTATTCTGCTATCACTGCACTACTAGAAGCACTGAATAGGAAAATAGACAGCTTGAATGTGAATGGGACAGCAATGCACCTTCAAGAGGTGTTCTGTGATAAATGCTTAGGGGAACATTTTGCTAAGGATTGTCAAGACAGCGGTCCTTTCTATGTGCAAGAGGAGACACCAGTAAATCAAGTGAGGATTCAAAACCTTCATAGGAATGACCCTTATTCGAACACATACAATCCTGGATAGAGACAACATcccaacttctcatggggtggTCAAAACAGCCAGAATCGGCAACATGGAGGACAGCAGTATGGTAAACAACCGATGTATAGACCTGAGCCTAGAGAGGAGAAGTCTATTTTGGAGCAAATGATGTCTAAATTTATCTCATCCACCGAAACTAGACTACAGAATCATGATGCATCGATGAAGGGGTTAGAAAATCAGATTGGGCAATTGGCTAAGATGATTACTAATAGAGATTTGGGCACCTTGCCTAGCAACACTGAGACTAATCCGAAAGAGCAAGTGAAGGCCATAGCATTGAGGAATGGAAAGGTACTTGAACAAGAGGGCAAGGAAAAAGGTGAGCCAAGAGAGGAAGCCGCTGACACGTCCACATTAAGTCTTCTAATTCTACACCCGCACACACTACAAAATCTAGAATCGTTATCCCTCCACCTTTTCCTGCAGcactaaaaaaatcaaaaatgcATGTGCAATTCGGTAAGTTCCTAAAAGTATTTAAGAAATTGCACATTAATATTCTTTTTGTTgatgctttgatgcaaatgcctaGCTATGTTAAATTTCTAAAGACATCTTAGCGAATAAGAGGAATTTAGAATATCACATGACTGTTAAGCGTAACCTCAAGTTACTCTGCATTGGTATAAAACAAGATCCCACTAAAACTAAAAGATCCtgggagtttttctattccttgcatgattggtgatgttgtttttcataaaCCTTTATGTGATCTTGGTGCGAGTATTAATCTTATGTCTTTATCTGTATTTAGGAAACTCGGATTGGGAGAACCTAAGCCAACAAGGATGTCTTTGCAACTAGCAGACCGATCTGTCAAGTACCCACGAGGAGTCATAGACGAAGTATTTGTAAAGGTGGAAAAATTCATATTCCCTACAAACTTTGTAGTGCTCGATATGGAGGAGGATATAGAGATGCCCTTAATTCTGGGGAGACCGATCCTTGCAACTGACAAGGCACTGATTGATGTGCAAGAATGGAAGTTGAGATTGAGAGTGGGAgaagaagaaattaattttgatattttcaatgCTCTTAAGCACACACTGCGCACTGATTATTGTTTTAGAATATTTGCGTTGGATTCACTTGTGTGTAATTTTGTCCATGATGCTATGAAGGATCCATTGGAATGCACTCTCACCACTGAATTGAAGGAGGATGATTTGGACGAAGAAAAAACGAAAATAGTGGCATACTTTAATTCCAACCATCCATGGAGGAAGCCAATAAAGATGATATTGGAAGATTTGGGAGATCGAAGAGACTTGACTCCTCCGAAGTCAAGCATTGAGGAACCACCGACGCTTCAGCTCAAGCCACTGCCTCCATACCTAAAGTACGTATACCTAGGTGAGAATAATAATATACATGTCATTATTTCTACTTCTTTGACAGATGCAATGGAGGGAAAACTACTGCAAGTTTTTAAAGAGCACAAGAGGGCTTTCGCCTGGAGGGTGGCAGACATCAAGGGAATAAGTCCATCAATCTGCATGCATAAAATCCTGATGGAAGAGAAGTATTCACCCCTCGCGCAATCTCAGAGACGACTTAGtccaaagatgcaagaggtaGTGAAGACTGAAACTATCAAGTTTCCCGATATAGgtattatttatcatatttcaGATAGCGCGTGGGTAAGTCATGTTCAGTGTGAGCCTAAGAAAGGTGGGATTTTTGTCATCACAAATGAAAAAATGAACTTATTCCCATTAGGCTTGTTATGGGGTGGAGAGTGTGTATTGATTATGGAAGTTGAATGATGCCACCTGTAAGGACAACTTTCCCCTCCCCTTTATTGATCAGACGTTAGAGAGACTAGCGGGGCATGAATTTTACTTTTTTCTAGATGGGTATTCTAGGTATAATCAAATCACTATTGCACCTGAGGACAAATAAAAAcccactttcacttgtccttatggTACTTTTGCTTTCCGACGTATGCCCTTCGGCCTTTGTAATGCCCCG
This sequence is a window from Primulina huaijiensis isolate GDHJ02 chromosome 13, ASM1229523v2, whole genome shotgun sequence. Protein-coding genes within it:
- the LOC140991179 gene encoding uncharacterized protein, with the protein product MAASNYHPQSEKNSQRRSAGVHQVTDYSAITALLEALNRKIDSLNVNGTAMHLQEVFCDKCLGEHFAKDCQDSGPFYVQEETPVNQRQHPNFSWGGQNSQNRQHGGQQYGKQPMYRPEPREEKSILEQMMSKFISSTETRLQNHDASMKGLENQIGQLAKMITNRDLGTLPSNTETNPKEQVKAIALRNGKVLEQEGKEKGEPREEAADTKLGLGEPKPTRMSLQLADRSVKYPRGVIDEVFVKVEKFIFPTNFVVLDMEEDIEMPLILGRPILATDKALIDVQEWKLRLRVGEEEINFDIFNALKHTLRTDYCFRIFALDSLVCNFVHDAMKDPLECTLTTELKEDDLDEEKTKIVAYFNSNHPWRKPIKMILEDLGDRRDLTPPKSSIEEPPTLQLKPLPPYLKYVYLGENNNIHVIISTSLTDAMEGKLLQVFKEHKRAFAWRVADIKGISPSICMHKILMEEKYSPLAQSQRRLSPKMQEVVKTETIKFPDIGIIYHISDSAWAYDNIKERLVTALLLMAPDWDMPFEVTCDASDTAVATVLGHSRNKVFHAIYYASKTLDEAQSNYATTEKELLAVVFALDKFQSYLVLSKVIVFTDHFALKYLLAKKEAKPRLLRCQHTCNIPDRHEMPLNNIIECEVFDVWKIYFLGPFPTSFMKKYILVVVDYVSKWMEAESYATNDSQVVMKFFKKNNFNRFGIPRAIINDGDTHFFNKLLSKYEVTHKIYTPYHPQTSGQVEVSNREIKRILEKVVGVIRKDWSLR